In Thermococcus gorgonarius, the genomic window TGAACTCCTTGGTCCCTTCGGCGGCAAGCTCGCCCTGCTCTGCAACGTAGTCCACGAGGTCGTTGATTACCAGCGAATTCCCGGCCACGAATATTCCGGGAACGGTTGTCTCAAGCCTGTCGTTGACCACCGGGCCACCTGTTGCGGGGTCTATCTCGACGCCGATCTTCTTCAGCTTCTTCACTGCCGGAACCAAACCCGCTGAAATCACAAGCGTGTCGGCCTCTATCCAGAGCTCACTTCCCGGCACTTCGTTGATATTCTCATCAACCTTGACCACCTTAACGCGCTGAACGCGGCCCTTTCCGCGCACCTCAACGACCTTGTGGCTCAGGTAGAGCGGAATGTTGAAGTCCTTGAGTATCATAACGTTCCTCGCAAGTCCGCCGGGATAGGGCATAAGCTCTATCACAGCCTTCACCTTCGCCCCCTCGAGGGCAAAGCGGCGCGCCATGATGAGGCCAACGTCGCCAGAACCGACTATGACTACCTCCTTGCCCGGAAGAACTCCGTAGATGTCCATCAGCGTCTGCGCCTCTCCGGCCGTGTAAATGCCCGAAACTCTATCGCCCACTATGCCTATCTCGAAGGCGTGCCTTTCTCTCGCTCCGGCCGCGTAGATTACCGCCTTCGCCCAGACCTGATATACACCGCTTGGAGAGGTGAATATCACGACCTTTTCGAGGTCAGAGTAATTCCTGATTTCGAGCACACGGGCGGCCGTCCTGTACTCCACTCCAAGCTCAACGAGCCTCTTCGCGAGCCTTGCTGCGAACTCCGGCCCGGTAAGTTCCTCCTTGAAGTAGTGTATTCCAAAGCCGGAGTGGATGCACTGCGGGAGGATTCCTCCGAGGTAATCGTTCTCGTCGAGCAGGAGAACGCTCAAACCAAGTTCCTTGGCCCTGGCAGCGGCGGCCATTCCCGCGGGCCCGCCCCCGATGACGACGACGTCATAGCCCAGCATCGGGATTTCTGGGAAAGGCTCCATCATGCCTCATCCCTCCTGAGAAGGGCCTTGACGTCCCCTATTCCGATCTCGCTTCCCTTACCCTTCAAAGTGATCTTCCACGGCTCGACGCCGTATTCTCTTGCCAAAAGCTGGACTATCCTCGGCCTGCAGAAGCTTCCCTGGCACGTTCCGGTGGTTGCCTTCGTCCTGAACTTGACGGAATCGACGCTCGGCGTCTTAACTCCTATGAACTTCATCCTTTCTATTGCCTCAAGGATGTCGCCCTCGCTCACGTTGTTGCACCTGCAGACTATCTTTCCGTAGGATGGGTTCTTCTTCACCATCTCGTTGGCCTTCTCCGGCGGGAGCATGAAGAAGTGCGTGATTTCCCTTCTGTAGGGGTTCCACTTCTCTTTCTCCACGAGCTTTATTCCAAGGTCGCGCTGGATTATCTCCGCGACCTCGTAGGCTATCGCCGGAGCGCTCGTGAGTCCCGGAGAGCGTATTCCTGCGACGTTTATGAAGCCCCAGACTTCTTCCTCTGCCTTTATTATGAAGTCCCCACCGGTTGGCTCGGGTCTCAGGCCGGCGAAGGTTCTTATCACCTTGCTCCTTGGGGGTAACTGTGGCCAGAGCTTCTTTGCTCCTTCCCAGACCTCCTCAAGCCCTTCCTTCGTTGTGGCGAAGTCCTCCTTCTTCTCCGGTGGCAGATCCTGGGCGTTCGGCCCTATCATGAGGTGCCCGCTTATCTCGGTTGTAACGACGATTCCCTTGCTTATTGGGGTAGGCGTCGGGAAGAGAACCCTCCTCGGACCGGGAACGTCGTCGTCAAAGAGGAAGTACTCGCCCTTTCTCGGGTGAATCTCAAAGTAGTCTATCCCTGCCATCCTCGCTATCTCATCAGCGTGGAGACCAGCCGCGTTGATGACTATGTCGGCCTCTATGAAGCCATTGTTGGTCTCAACCCCCTTGACCTCGCCGCCCTCGACTTTTATTCCCCTGACCTCGGTCTCGAGGTGGGTCTTTACTCCGTTCGCCACGGCGTTCTCAACGAGCGCTATAACCGCTGGAATTGGCCCTATCTGGCCGACTATCGGTACCCAGAGGGCGCCTATTGCCTCCCTTGTGAGTCCCGGCTCAAGGTGGAAGAGCTCTTCCCTGTCAACAATCCTCATCTCCGGCACGCCGTTCCTTCTCCCGCGCTCCAGAAGCCTCTCCAGCTCGTCGAAGTCTTCCTCTTGCAGAGCAACTATAAGCGCCCCATTCCAGACGTGGGCTATCTGGAGCTCTTTAACCCACTGGTGCCACAGCCTGTTTCCCCTGATGCAGAGCTTTGCCCTCATAGGGTATTTATCCGGGTCGTCGTCGTAACCCCCGTGGATCAGGGCAGTATTGGCCTTGCTCACGCCCCAGCCCACATCTGGAGCCTTTTCAATGAGGTGAACCTCCAAGTTCTCGTATTTGCTCAGGACGCGCGCTATGCTCGCACCGCTTATTCCAGCCCCTATTATGGCGACTTTTATTTTCATGTCTACACCCCCGAACTAAAAGGAGAAATCGCTTATGTCATTTTAAAGCTTTCTGTAACCTTTAGTTTCCTGTAGAAGGGATTAGGGAACAGTTAAGGACATAAAAAGGAAGGACAGTGGCGGACATAAGCTCAGTGAACAAATCTGTCCATTAATCTTTCATTTCTTGTCTGAGATAGCCTCAAGCTCCCTCTCGACGCGTTCAATTCCCTCTGCGTACACTTCGTTTAGCACCTTGAGGAACTCGCTGGCAGTAACAACATCTCTGACGTCTATCCGCTCATGTTTTGTGTGTGAAATATCAAGGTTGCCCGGTCCGAAGACTATCGTTTTAGTGCCGTTGTACATGAAGTTTATGGCATCTGTCCAGCTTCTCATCCCGCCGAACTCGTCGAGGCCCACCCTGTCCATGGCTACTTTTGCCAGCTTAACAATCTCCTCGTCCTCGCTAAGCTCGTAACCGTCCCATATCTCGGTGTATTCGTACTTCAGTGTGTATTCATCGAGTATAGGATCCATGAGGTCAAGAACGTCCTCAACTTCTTGATTGGGTAGAAGCCTCGCCTCAAGCCTGCCTCTGCAGAGGGCGGGGATTAGATAAACTGGGTTCTCGCAGACGAGCTCCTGTATTCCAATGTGGGGGTCGAAGTATTTCCCCTTCTGCTTGAAGGGTTCGAGGTTCTTTAGGTCGTTGAGCATCTTGTAGGTTTCCTCTATGGCGTTGACTCCGCTTTCGGGACACGCTCCGTGGGCCTCTTTTCCGTCAACCTCGAAGTAAGCCTCGATGTTACCAGCGTGGGCTATGTGGACTTCCAGATCGGTCGGCTCCAGAACGACGGCCATCTTTGGCCTGTAACGCTCCATGAAGAGTGCACTTCCTCTTCCCCCAAGCTCCTCGTCGCTGACGAAAACAACGCCAACGTTGAGGTCTTTTCCTTCCTTCTTCAGGCTCTCCATCATGAGGAGTATTGCCGCTGCTCCCCCTTTTATGTCGCTCGACCCGGTTCCGTAGATTATGTTGCCCCTGACGAAGGGTTCTGCTCTAACAGGAATCGTATCAACGTGAACCT contains:
- a CDS encoding NAD(P)/FAD-dependent oxidoreductase encodes the protein MKIKVAIIGAGISGASIARVLSKYENLEVHLIEKAPDVGWGVSKANTALIHGGYDDDPDKYPMRAKLCIRGNRLWHQWVKELQIAHVWNGALIVALQEEDFDELERLLERGRRNGVPEMRIVDREELFHLEPGLTREAIGALWVPIVGQIGPIPAVIALVENAVANGVKTHLETEVRGIKVEGGEVKGVETNNGFIEADIVINAAGLHADEIARMAGIDYFEIHPRKGEYFLFDDDVPGPRRVLFPTPTPISKGIVVTTEISGHLMIGPNAQDLPPEKKEDFATTKEGLEEVWEGAKKLWPQLPPRSKVIRTFAGLRPEPTGGDFIIKAEEEVWGFINVAGIRSPGLTSAPAIAYEVAEIIQRDLGIKLVEKEKWNPYRREITHFFMLPPEKANEMVKKNPSYGKIVCRCNNVSEGDILEAIERMKFIGVKTPSVDSVKFRTKATTGTCQGSFCRPRIVQLLAREYGVEPWKITLKGKGSEIGIGDVKALLRRDEA
- a CDS encoding NAD(P)/FAD-dependent oxidoreductase, with the protein product MEPFPEIPMLGYDVVVIGGGPAGMAAAARAKELGLSVLLLDENDYLGGILPQCIHSGFGIHYFKEELTGPEFAARLAKRLVELGVEYRTAARVLEIRNYSDLEKVVIFTSPSGVYQVWAKAVIYAAGARERHAFEIGIVGDRVSGIYTAGEAQTLMDIYGVLPGKEVVIVGSGDVGLIMARRFALEGAKVKAVIELMPYPGGLARNVMILKDFNIPLYLSHKVVEVRGKGRVQRVKVVKVDENINEVPGSELWIEADTLVISAGLVPAVKKLKKIGVEIDPATGGPVVNDRLETTVPGIFVAGNSLVINDLVDYVAEQGELAAEGTKEFIDNGGIESRKWIKVEKGSNVRLVVPHYLSGERDVYLYLRVARPMEDVELRIPEIGKRLKLPVVKPAEMIRLKLKAEEIQKANKKLTVEVVKA
- a CDS encoding M20/M25/M40 family metallo-hydrolase, with translation MKTERAKEILLQLLRIPSPSGGEDRIMLHIMEFLHRLDYDVHIESDGEIIDLVVNPDADLFYEVHVDTIPVRAEPFVRGNIIYGTGSSDIKGGAAAILLMMESLKKEGKDLNVGVVFVSDEELGGRGSALFMERYRPKMAVVLEPTDLEVHIAHAGNIEAYFEVDGKEAHGACPESGVNAIEETYKMLNDLKNLEPFKQKGKYFDPHIGIQELVCENPVYLIPALCRGRLEARLLPNQEVEDVLDLMDPILDEYTLKYEYTEIWDGYELSEDEEIVKLAKVAMDRVGLDEFGGMRSWTDAINFMYNGTKTIVFGPGNLDISHTKHERIDVRDVVTASEFLKVLNEVYAEGIERVERELEAISDKK